In a single window of the Pseudoxanthomonas sp. F37 genome:
- a CDS encoding alpha/beta hydrolase, which produces MFKLIPVLLAAALAAPFSPAAQAGDAVRNVVLVHGAFADGAGWRPVYDDLTARGYRVSIVQNPLTSLADDVQATRRVLDRQDGPAILVGHSWGGTVITQAGVHDKVAGLVYVSALAPDAGETTAQQYTGFAPTPEFVIDTSGDGFGFIRPDKFKAGFAHDTTDADAAFLRDSQVPINMSAFGTVLTNAAWRSKPSWAVIATEDKAFDQAMLIHMAERINARITKVSASHAVFMTQPKVVADTIDRAARDAGRASE; this is translated from the coding sequence ATGTTCAAGCTGATCCCCGTTCTGCTCGCGGCCGCCCTGGCCGCCCCCTTTTCACCCGCTGCACAGGCCGGCGACGCCGTGCGGAATGTCGTACTGGTGCATGGCGCCTTTGCCGACGGGGCCGGCTGGCGCCCGGTCTACGACGACCTGACCGCGCGCGGTTACCGCGTCTCGATCGTGCAGAATCCGCTGACCTCGCTCGCCGACGACGTGCAGGCCACCCGCCGCGTGCTGGACCGCCAGGACGGGCCCGCCATCCTGGTGGGGCATTCCTGGGGCGGCACGGTCATCACCCAGGCCGGCGTGCACGACAAGGTGGCCGGCCTGGTATACGTGTCCGCGCTGGCGCCGGACGCCGGCGAAACCACGGCCCAGCAGTACACCGGCTTCGCGCCCACGCCCGAGTTCGTGATCGACACCTCCGGCGATGGCTTCGGCTTCATCCGTCCGGACAAGTTCAAGGCCGGCTTCGCCCACGACACCACCGATGCCGATGCCGCCTTCCTGCGCGACTCGCAGGTGCCCATCAACATGTCCGCGTTCGGCACCGTGCTGACGAACGCGGCCTGGCGCAGCAAACCCAGCTGGGCGGTGATCGCCACCGAAGACAAGGCCTTCGACCAGGCCATGCTCATCCACATGGCCGAACGCATCAACGCGCGCATCACCAAGGTGTCCGCCAGCCACGCGGTCTTCATGACCCAGCCCAAGGTGGTCGCCGACACGATTGACCGTGCAGCCCGGGACGCGGGCCGGGCCAGCGAATAA
- a CDS encoding branched-chain amino acid aminotransferase — protein MNAAPLTYRVTRNEKARTAAERDAILANPGFGLHFTDHMVEITWDKAQGWHDAQVRAYGPLSLDPAASVLHYGQEIFEGIKAYRHADGSIWTFRPDANGARLQRSAARLALPQLPVSEFVESLRQLVAVDGDWVPSAPETSLYFRPFMIATEAFLGVRAAQKAGYYVIASPAGAYFAKGVAPVSIWLSEDYARAAKGGTGAAKCGGNYAASLLPQQEAQAQGCSQVLFLDPVEGKYLEELGGMNVFLVYKDGRIVTPALSGSILEGITRDSILQIARDRGHAVEERKVSIDEWKQGVASGDIAEVFACGTAAVITPIGQLKGKGFEVGDPNAPAGEVTMGIRKELTDIQYGRLPDRHGWLVKLRD, from the coding sequence CATCCTCGCCAACCCCGGTTTCGGCCTGCACTTCACCGACCACATGGTCGAGATCACCTGGGACAAGGCGCAGGGCTGGCACGATGCGCAGGTACGCGCCTACGGCCCGCTGTCGCTGGACCCCGCCGCCTCCGTGCTGCATTACGGCCAGGAGATCTTCGAAGGCATCAAGGCCTACCGCCATGCCGACGGTTCCATCTGGACCTTCCGTCCCGACGCCAACGGTGCGCGCCTGCAGCGCTCGGCCGCGCGCCTGGCGCTGCCGCAGCTGCCGGTGTCCGAGTTCGTCGAATCGCTGCGCCAGCTGGTCGCCGTCGATGGCGACTGGGTGCCGTCGGCGCCGGAGACCAGCCTGTACTTCCGTCCCTTCATGATCGCCACCGAGGCCTTCCTCGGCGTGCGCGCCGCGCAGAAGGCGGGCTATTACGTCATCGCCAGCCCGGCCGGCGCGTACTTCGCCAAGGGCGTGGCGCCGGTGTCGATCTGGCTGTCCGAAGACTATGCGCGCGCCGCCAAGGGCGGTACCGGCGCAGCCAAGTGCGGCGGCAACTACGCGGCCTCGCTGCTGCCGCAGCAGGAGGCGCAGGCGCAGGGCTGCTCGCAGGTGCTGTTCCTCGATCCGGTGGAGGGCAAGTACCTGGAAGAACTCGGCGGCATGAACGTGTTCCTGGTCTACAAGGACGGCCGCATCGTCACCCCGGCACTGTCGGGCAGCATCCTGGAAGGCATCACCCGCGACAGCATCCTGCAGATCGCGCGCGACCGCGGCCATGCGGTGGAAGAGCGCAAGGTCTCCATCGACGAATGGAAGCAGGGCGTCGCCTCGGGCGACATCGCCGAAGTCTTCGCCTGCGGCACCGCCGCGGTCATCACCCCGATCGGCCAGCTGAAGGGCAAGGGTTTCGAGGTGGGCGATCCCAACGCACCGGCAGGCGAGGTGACGATGGGCATCCGCAAGGAACTGACCGACATCCAGTATGGCCGCCTGCCGGATCGCCATGGCTGGTTGGTGAAGCTGCGCGACTGA
- a CDS encoding S8 family serine peptidase — MSGIAKRGSRVRLLCLSSAVLASLYALPAMAGRVDMSGLQAEEPAGYDRFIVKYRDGSAERSDAAQLQRSLSTAASTGVAKRGGRALGLQKLRRLAAGGADVVRADRKLDRVEAESLMRQLAADPDVEYVEVDQRMYAVLTPNDTRFSEQWGFGTTAAGINVQPAWDKSTGAGVVVAVIDTGITNHADLNANILPGYDFISDTFVSRDGNGRDSNPNDEGDWNPVAGECYSGSPVTNSSWHGTHVAGTVAAVTNNGSGVAGTAFGAKVVPVRVLGRCGGYTSDIADAITWASGGTVSGVPANANPAEVINMSLGGGGTCSSTYQTAINGAVGRGTTVVVAAGNSNTNVSSSVPANCPNVIAVAATTSAGSRASFSNYGTGIDISAPGASILSTLNTGTTTPGSASYASYNGTSMAAPHVAGVVALMQAAADSPLTPAEVESTLKSTARPLPGSCSGGCGAGIANADGAVTAVQGGGPDPDPGTQTYTNGTDVSIPDNNSTGVTSTIAVSGRTGNAPSNAQVAVNIVHTYIGDLIVDLIAPDGSVYVLHNRSGGSADNINQTYTVNLSSEALNGSWSLRARDRASIDTGYINSWSITF, encoded by the coding sequence ATGTCTGGAATTGCAAAGCGTGGTTCGCGTGTGCGCCTGCTGTGCCTGTCCTCGGCCGTGCTGGCGTCGCTGTACGCGTTGCCGGCGATGGCCGGCCGAGTGGACATGAGCGGCCTGCAGGCGGAAGAACCGGCCGGCTACGACCGCTTCATCGTGAAGTACCGCGACGGCAGCGCCGAGCGCAGCGACGCGGCGCAGCTGCAGCGCTCGCTCAGCACGGCCGCCAGCACCGGCGTCGCCAAGCGCGGCGGCCGCGCGCTGGGCCTGCAGAAGCTGCGCCGGCTGGCGGCGGGCGGCGCGGATGTCGTGCGCGCCGACCGCAAGCTGGACCGGGTGGAAGCCGAATCGCTGATGCGCCAGCTGGCCGCCGATCCCGACGTCGAATACGTGGAAGTGGACCAGCGCATGTACGCGGTGCTGACGCCCAACGACACGCGCTTCTCCGAACAGTGGGGCTTCGGCACCACGGCGGCGGGCATCAACGTGCAACCGGCGTGGGACAAGTCCACCGGTGCGGGCGTGGTGGTGGCGGTCATCGACACCGGCATCACCAACCATGCCGACCTCAACGCCAACATCCTGCCGGGCTACGACTTCATCAGCGACACGTTCGTCTCGCGCGACGGCAACGGCCGCGACTCCAACCCCAACGACGAAGGCGACTGGAACCCGGTGGCGGGCGAGTGCTACAGCGGTTCGCCGGTGACCAACTCCAGCTGGCACGGCACCCACGTGGCCGGCACGGTGGCGGCGGTGACCAACAACGGCAGCGGCGTGGCCGGCACCGCGTTCGGCGCCAAGGTGGTGCCGGTGCGCGTGCTGGGCCGCTGCGGCGGCTACACCTCGGACATCGCTGACGCGATCACCTGGGCCTCCGGCGGCACGGTCAGCGGCGTACCCGCCAACGCCAACCCCGCCGAAGTGATCAACATGTCGCTGGGCGGCGGCGGCACCTGTTCCAGCACCTACCAGACCGCGATCAACGGCGCCGTGGGCCGCGGTACCACGGTGGTGGTGGCGGCCGGCAACAGCAACACCAACGTGTCCAGTTCGGTTCCGGCCAACTGCCCCAACGTCATCGCCGTGGCGGCGACGACTTCGGCCGGTTCGCGCGCCAGCTTCTCCAACTACGGCACCGGCATCGACATCTCCGCGCCGGGCGCCAGCATCCTGTCCACGCTCAACACCGGCACCACCACGCCGGGCAGCGCCAGCTATGCCTCGTACAACGGCACTTCGATGGCGGCGCCGCACGTGGCCGGCGTGGTCGCGCTGATGCAGGCCGCGGCCGACTCGCCGCTGACGCCGGCCGAGGTGGAAAGCACGCTGAAGAGCACGGCGCGCCCGTTGCCCGGCAGCTGCTCGGGCGGTTGCGGCGCGGGTATCGCCAACGCCGACGGTGCGGTGACGGCCGTGCAGGGCGGCGGTCCCGATCCGGACCCGGGCACGCAGACCTACACCAACGGCACCGATGTCAGCATTCCGGACAACAACAGCACCGGCGTGACCAGCACCATCGCCGTCTCGGGACGTACCGGCAATGCGCCCAGCAACGCGCAGGTGGCGGTGAACATCGTGCACACCTACATCGGCGACCTGATCGTGGACCTGATCGCGCCCGATGGTTCGGTGTACGTGCTGCATAACCGCAGCGGCGGCAGCGCCGACAACATCAACCAGACCTACACGGTCAACCTGTCCAGCGAAGCCCTCAACGGCAGCTGGAGCCTGCGCGCCCGCGATCGCGCCAGCATCGACACCGGCTACATCAACAGCTGGAGCATCACCTTCTGA